A section of the Jaculus jaculus isolate mJacJac1 chromosome 6, mJacJac1.mat.Y.cur, whole genome shotgun sequence genome encodes:
- the Snu13 gene encoding NHP2-like protein 1 produces the protein MTEADVNPKAYPLADAHLTKKLLDLVQQSCNYKQLRKGANEATKTLNRGISEFIVMAADAEPLEIILHLPLLCEDKNVPYVFVRSKQALGRACGVSRPVIACSVTIKEGSQLKQQIQSIQQSIERLLV, from the exons ACAGAGGCTGATGTTAATCCAAAGGCCTATCCCCTGGCAGACGCCCACCTCACCAAGAAACTACTGGACCTTGTTCAGCAATCGTGTAACTACAAACAGCTTCGGAAAGGAGCCAATGAGG CCACCAAAACGCTGAACAGGGGCATCTCTGAGTTCATCGTGATGGCAGCAGATGCTGAGCCCTTGGAGATCATCCTGCACCTCCCACTTCTGTGTGAAGACAAGAATGTCCCCTATGTGTTTGTGCGTTCCAAGCAGGCCCTAGGGCGGGCCTGTGGGGTCTCCAGGCCTGTCATTGCCTGTTCTGTCACCATCAAAGAAGGCTCTCAGCTCAAGCAGCAGATCCAGTCCATTCAGCAGTCTATTGAAAGGCTCTTGGTCTAA